Proteins co-encoded in one Polaromonas vacuolata genomic window:
- the atzF gene encoding allophanate hydrolase yields the protein MHLDLSIPALQARYRAGLTPLQFVEMLHDKMCAEDAALDRNIWIRRLSLDEIRVYALALENRDMDSLPLYGIPFAIKDNIDLAGIVTTAACAEFSYLPEVSATAVQRLIDAGAIPIGKTNLDQFATGLVGTRSPYGACKNSINPAYVSGGSSAGSAVSVALGLASFSLGTDTAGSGRVPAMFNNLIGLKPSCGRIPTTGVVPACRTLDVVSIFALTAGDAASVLACAQGLDDQDAYSRTLPPHGHDFGVAPAFKFGVPRQADLAFHGNAEGPGQFAKAIAHLQALGGTPVEIDLRPFLAVAALLYDGPWVAERYQAIRSFIESQPEALHPVTLAITEKAKNISAADTFSSLYKLKALERETRKQWLDIDCMLTPTAITPYTIEAVNANPIVLNSNLGYYTNYVNLLDLAAVAVPTGFMSDAMDSMPWGVTLVAPAGKDLPLLSLAARLHAACVLSVGATEHAPHRLPQAVPSAAAFPSGLVQVAVCGAHLSGLPLNWQLTQRGAKLVSRTKSAACYKLFALPGGPPFRPGMLRVAEGGVAIDVEVWALEQREFGSFVAGIPAPLGIGSVELADGSVVLGFTCEAYAVDLANTQAKDISALGGWRQFLALS from the coding sequence ATGCACCTCGATTTATCCATTCCCGCTTTGCAAGCGCGCTACCGCGCTGGCCTAACACCGTTGCAATTTGTTGAAATGCTGCACGACAAAATGTGTGCTGAAGACGCTGCGCTAGACCGCAATATCTGGATTCGCCGACTCAGCTTGGACGAAATACGGGTCTATGCTTTGGCGCTAGAAAACCGCGACATGGACAGCCTGCCTTTGTACGGCATTCCCTTTGCGATTAAAGACAATATAGATTTAGCCGGCATTGTCACGACAGCGGCTTGCGCAGAATTTTCTTATTTGCCAGAAGTCAGCGCCACAGCCGTGCAGCGCTTGATTGATGCGGGTGCCATTCCAATTGGTAAGACCAATTTAGACCAGTTCGCTACCGGTTTGGTGGGTACGCGCTCGCCCTATGGCGCTTGCAAAAACAGCATAAACCCAGCTTATGTTTCGGGTGGATCTTCAGCCGGCTCGGCAGTATCCGTTGCCTTGGGTTTGGCCAGTTTTTCGTTGGGGACAGACACCGCCGGTTCCGGCCGGGTTCCGGCCATGTTTAATAATCTTATAGGCCTTAAACCGAGTTGTGGCCGTATCCCCACCACCGGCGTGGTACCGGCTTGTAGGACTTTGGATGTGGTGTCGATTTTTGCATTGACGGCTGGTGACGCCGCTAGCGTATTGGCTTGCGCGCAAGGGCTAGATGATCAAGACGCTTACTCACGCACTTTGCCGCCGCATGGTCACGACTTTGGTGTTGCGCCAGCATTTAAGTTTGGCGTGCCGCGTCAAGCTGATTTGGCTTTTCATGGCAATGCAGAAGGGCCAGGCCAGTTTGCAAAAGCGATTGCGCATTTGCAAGCCTTAGGCGGCACGCCAGTAGAAATTGATCTGCGGCCATTTTTGGCGGTGGCGGCTTTGCTTTATGACGGGCCTTGGGTGGCCGAGCGCTACCAAGCGATTCGCAGCTTTATAGAAAGCCAACCCGAAGCCCTGCACCCAGTCACCTTAGCCATCACAGAAAAAGCGAAAAATATTTCTGCCGCCGATACTTTTTCTTCGCTCTACAAACTTAAAGCGCTAGAGCGCGAAACGCGAAAACAGTGGCTGGATATTGATTGCATGCTGACACCAACGGCGATCACGCCTTATACGATTGAAGCGGTTAACGCCAATCCAATTGTGCTCAATTCCAATCTGGGCTACTACACCAACTATGTCAATTTGCTAGACCTTGCAGCAGTTGCTGTGCCCACTGGTTTTATGTCGGATGCAATGGACAGCATGCCTTGGGGCGTGACCTTGGTAGCGCCGGCTGGCAAGGATTTGCCCTTGCTTAGTTTGGCCGCGCGTTTGCATGCCGCTTGCGTTTTAAGCGTAGGTGCGACCGAGCATGCGCCGCACCGTTTGCCGCAAGCTGTGCCAAGCGCTGCCGCTTTTCCATCCGGCTTGGTGCAGGTCGCAGTTTGTGGTGCACATTTAAGCGGTCTGCCGCTTAATTGGCAACTCACGCAGCGCGGTGCAAAGTTAGTCAGTCGCACCAAAAGCGCGGCTTGCTACAAACTTTTTGCACTGCCCGGCGGTCCACCTTTTAGGCCTGGCATGTTGCGCGTGGCCGAGGGGGGTGTGGCGATTGATGTGGAAGTGTGGGCGTTAGAGCAGCGTGAGTTTGGCTCATTTGTTGCCGGCATTCCCGCACCCCTTGGGATTGGCAGTGTTGAACTTGCCGATGGCTCTGTGGTTTTGGGTTTTACTTGCGAAGCTTATGCGGTTGATTTAGCCAACACGCAAGCCAAAGACATCAGTGCATTAGGTGGCTGGCGCCAGTTTCTTGCACTGTCATAG
- the uca gene encoding urea carboxylase gives MFKKVLVANRGAIACRIIRTLSKMGVVSVAIYSQADAESAHVAMADEAVCVGPAAVASSYLDMQAIIQAALRTGAEAIHPGYGFLSENAQFVEACEAAGLAFMGPTAQQMRLFGLKHTARALALKAGVPLLPGTGLLDSLEAALLEADVIGYPVMLKSSAGGGGIGMQMCRNSQDLASAFESVKRLAQANFSDAGVFIERYISNARHIEVQIFGDGLGAVLSLGERDCSLQRRNQKVVEETPAPNLREEVRLALQDTARKLAAIASYRSAGTVEFVVDAQTQEFFFLEVNARLQVEHGVTEAVTGVDLVEWMVRLAAGDMPALDTQKIMVRGHAVQARLYAEDPAKNFQPSTGLLTEVVFPENLRVDTWIARGTEVSAHYDPMLAKLIAFGADRAQAIANLEQALIDTRIAGLESNLAYLRGVMRFTPFLDGQHTTQSLAAFSAPSHAIEVLSPGVQTSVQDWPGRLGYWSVGVPPSGPMDGLALRLGNRLVGNAQGAAALEITLSGPILRFRSAAVVAVTGAPIELLLDGQSAAMNAALTINAGQTLRLGRVSSAGCRTYLAVSGALDVPDYLGSKSTFTLGQFGGHGGRVLRAGDVLHISEASPIAAMDLQTAAQLVPTYQAHWDIGVLVGPHAAPDFFTPQDMEMFFFTDWQVHYNSSRTGVRLIGPKPSWARSDGGEAGLHPSNIHDNAYAIGAIDFTGDMPVILGPDGPSLGGFVCPATVVQSELWKLGQLAAGNTVRFIPFTHAQAIAAAKAQQLALAEPSQTALPPSLVEANAWPVDSAVLHRVAAQGESVEVVFRRAGDAYVLIEFGELQLDLRLRFLVQALMLRLQVLVDNGELTGVIDLTPGIRSLQVHYDALQLPLPQLMAILLEAQHGLSAAQDIEVSSRTVWLPLSWDDPATKLAIEKYMQSVNPDAPWCPSNIEFIRRINGLADIQAVYDILFEASYMVLGLGDVYLGAPVATPLDPRHRLVTTKYNPARTWTPENAVGIGGAYMCVYGMEGPGGYQFVGRTVQMWNRWRVTNQFSQGKPWLLRFFDQIRFYPMAAEDLLEYRKDFIAGRVSLRMEDGVFRLSEYQRFLDANAASISHFKRGQQAAFNEERERWRINGVSEAPDGGVAADDLDAGAAALDFDGTVVASQVSGGVWSMQVAVGDSVVAGQSLLVVESMKMEISLQAPCDGIIEKLLCTEGQSVSAGQALVLMR, from the coding sequence ATGTTCAAAAAAGTACTTGTAGCCAACCGCGGGGCGATTGCCTGCCGCATCATACGTACACTTAGCAAAATGGGTGTGGTTTCAGTGGCGATTTACTCGCAAGCCGATGCAGAGTCAGCCCATGTCGCCATGGCCGATGAGGCGGTGTGTGTTGGCCCTGCGGCAGTCGCCAGCAGTTATCTGGACATGCAGGCGATTATCCAAGCGGCCTTGCGCACGGGTGCTGAAGCGATACATCCGGGTTATGGTTTTCTGTCTGAAAACGCACAGTTTGTCGAAGCTTGCGAAGCCGCGGGTTTAGCTTTTATGGGCCCGACAGCGCAGCAAATGCGTTTGTTTGGTTTAAAGCACACCGCACGTGCGCTGGCGTTGAAAGCCGGCGTGCCTTTGCTGCCGGGCACGGGTTTGTTGGATAGCTTAGAGGCCGCGCTGCTAGAAGCCGATGTCATCGGCTATCCGGTGATGCTTAAAAGCAGTGCTGGCGGCGGCGGTATTGGTATGCAGATGTGCCGCAATTCTCAAGATCTTGCGTCGGCTTTTGAATCGGTTAAACGTTTGGCGCAAGCTAATTTTTCTGATGCCGGTGTTTTTATCGAACGCTATATCTCCAACGCCAGACATATTGAAGTGCAGATTTTTGGCGATGGTTTGGGCGCAGTTCTGAGCTTGGGCGAGCGTGATTGTTCGCTGCAAAGACGCAATCAAAAAGTGGTTGAAGAAACACCCGCACCTAATTTGCGTGAAGAAGTGCGTCTTGCTTTGCAAGACACCGCGCGTAAGTTAGCCGCGATTGCGTCTTACCGTTCGGCCGGCACGGTGGAGTTTGTGGTCGATGCACAAACCCAAGAATTTTTCTTTTTAGAAGTCAATGCAAGACTGCAAGTTGAGCACGGCGTGACCGAGGCGGTGACGGGTGTTGACTTGGTCGAGTGGATGGTGCGCTTGGCTGCTGGCGATATGCCGGCACTGGACACGCAAAAAATAATGGTGCGCGGTCATGCGGTGCAAGCTAGGCTTTATGCAGAAGATCCAGCGAAGAATTTCCAGCCGTCTACCGGCTTACTCACTGAAGTTGTTTTCCCTGAAAATTTACGCGTTGATACTTGGATTGCACGTGGCACCGAAGTCAGCGCGCATTACGACCCTATGCTGGCCAAGCTGATTGCTTTTGGCGCAGACCGTGCGCAAGCGATTGCCAATCTTGAGCAAGCTTTGATAGACACGCGGATTGCGGGACTTGAATCAAACCTCGCGTATTTACGCGGTGTGATGCGTTTTACGCCGTTTCTCGATGGCCAACACACGACCCAAAGTTTGGCGGCTTTTTCTGCGCCCAGTCATGCGATAGAAGTGCTCAGCCCGGGCGTGCAAACATCCGTGCAGGACTGGCCAGGCCGTCTGGGTTACTGGTCTGTGGGTGTGCCGCCGTCTGGGCCTATGGATGGTTTGGCGCTGCGCTTGGGCAATCGTCTAGTCGGTAATGCGCAAGGCGCTGCCGCGCTAGAGATCACGCTGTCCGGGCCGATTTTGCGTTTTCGCAGTGCTGCGGTTGTGGCGGTGACTGGCGCGCCGATTGAGCTTTTACTCGATGGTCAGAGTGCCGCTATGAATGCTGCGTTGACGATTAATGCGGGCCAAACTTTGCGCTTGGGGCGTGTCAGCAGTGCGGGTTGCCGCACCTATTTAGCCGTCAGTGGTGCGCTAGATGTGCCTGATTATTTGGGCAGCAAATCGACCTTTACCTTGGGTCAGTTTGGTGGTCATGGCGGGCGCGTACTGCGCGCCGGTGATGTGCTGCATATTAGCGAGGCAAGCCCTATTGCAGCTATGGATTTGCAGACTGCGGCGCAGCTAGTGCCGACTTATCAAGCGCATTGGGATATAGGCGTGTTAGTTGGCCCACATGCGGCACCTGACTTTTTCACGCCCCAAGACATGGAAATGTTTTTTTTCACCGATTGGCAAGTGCACTACAACTCCAGCCGCACCGGTGTGCGTTTGATTGGCCCCAAGCCAAGCTGGGCGCGCAGTGATGGTGGTGAAGCCGGGCTGCATCCTTCGAATATTCATGACAACGCTTACGCGATTGGTGCGATTGATTTCACTGGCGACATGCCAGTTATCTTGGGACCCGATGGCCCGAGTTTGGGCGGCTTTGTTTGCCCGGCGACTGTGGTGCAGTCAGAGCTGTGGAAACTTGGCCAACTCGCCGCGGGCAATACCGTGCGTTTTATTCCGTTCACGCATGCACAAGCAATCGCTGCGGCAAAAGCGCAGCAATTGGCGCTGGCCGAGCCTTCTCAAACTGCCTTGCCACCGTCCTTGGTCGAGGCTAACGCTTGGCCGGTTGACAGCGCTGTGCTGCACCGGGTTGCAGCCCAAGGTGAATCGGTAGAAGTGGTTTTCCGCCGTGCGGGTGACGCTTATGTATTGATTGAGTTTGGTGAGTTGCAACTCGATTTACGCCTGCGCTTTTTAGTCCAAGCCTTGATGCTGCGTTTGCAGGTTTTGGTTGACAACGGCGAGCTCACAGGCGTGATTGATCTGACGCCCGGCATACGTTCTTTGCAAGTGCATTACGACGCTTTGCAATTGCCGCTGCCGCAGTTGATGGCTATTTTGCTGGAAGCCCAGCACGGCCTCAGCGCCGCGCAAGATATTGAAGTGAGCAGCCGCACGGTGTGGTTGCCGCTGTCTTGGGATGATCCTGCGACTAAGTTGGCGATTGAGAAATACATGCAGTCGGTCAATCCCGATGCGCCATGGTGTCCTAGCAATATTGAATTTATTCGCCGCATCAATGGCTTGGCTGACATTCAAGCGGTCTACGATATTTTGTTCGAGGCAAGTTACATGGTGTTGGGTTTGGGCGATGTCTACCTAGGCGCGCCAGTCGCTACGCCGCTAGACCCAAGGCACAGATTGGTGACCACCAAGTACAACCCAGCGCGCACTTGGACGCCAGAAAACGCGGTGGGTATTGGCGGCGCCTATATGTGTGTCTACGGCATGGAAGGCCCAGGCGGCTATCAGTTTGTCGGGCGCACCGTGCAAATGTGGAACCGCTGGCGCGTGACCAATCAGTTCAGCCAGGGCAAACCTTGGCTGCTGCGGTTTTTTGATCAGATTCGTTTTTACCCCATGGCGGCAGAAGACTTGCTGGAGTACCGCAAAGACTTTATTGCCGGTCGTGTCAGCCTTCGTATGGAAGACGGTGTCTTTCGCTTATCCGAATACCAGCGCTTTTTAGACGCCAACGCAGCATCGATTAGTCACTTCAAGCGAGGCCAGCAAGCCGCTTTTAATGAGGAGCGCGAACGCTGGCGCATCAATGGCGTGTCCGAAGCGCCGGATGGCGGCGTAGCTGCGGATGATCTAGACGCCGGTGCCGCTGCGCTCGACTTTGATGGCACGGTAGTGGCATCGCAAGTATCTGGCGGTGTCTGGTCTATGCAAGTGGCTGTGGGCGACTCGGTAGTTGCTGGTCAATCGCTGCTAGTGGTGGAATCTATGAAGATGGAAATCAGTCTGCAAGCGCCATGTGACGGAATCATTGAAAAACTGCTTTGCACCGAAGGCCAGTCAGTCAGCGCTGGTCAAGCGCTGGTTTTGATGCGCTAA
- a CDS encoding urea amidolyase associated protein UAAP2: MSLNFKPRTQSSDLDPALASFDVVVPAGSPWIHTLRKGQTFRITDLEGNQAVDTLFFNAADIKEHYSLTHTITAQGALYLGLDTTLLSSEGKAMLRIVADTCGRHDTLGGACSCESNTVRYALDKRSMHSCRDSFMQAIGNSDYGLHKRDIASNINFFMNVPVTPDGGLTFEDGISAPGKYVEMQAEMDVIVLISNCPQLNNPCNGYNPTPVRCTVWDAA, encoded by the coding sequence ATGTCTTTAAATTTTAAGCCCCGCACACAAAGTAGCGACCTTGATCCGGCTTTGGCAAGCTTTGATGTTGTGGTTCCCGCTGGCTCGCCTTGGATTCATACCTTGCGCAAAGGCCAGACTTTTCGCATCACCGACTTAGAAGGCAACCAAGCGGTTGACACGCTTTTCTTTAACGCCGCCGACATCAAAGAGCACTACAGCTTGACCCACACCATCACGGCGCAAGGTGCGCTGTATTTGGGTCTGGACACAACGCTTCTGTCTAGCGAAGGCAAGGCCATGCTGCGCATAGTGGCCGATACCTGTGGTCGTCACGACACGCTGGGCGGTGCATGTTCTTGCGAAAGCAATACTGTGCGTTATGCGCTGGATAAACGCAGCATGCACAGCTGCCGTGACAGTTTTATGCAGGCTATTGGCAACAGTGATTACGGCCTGCATAAAAGAGATATCGCTTCAAACATCAATTTCTTTATGAACGTGCCGGTCACTCCAGACGGTGGTTTGACGTTTGAAGACGGTATTTCTGCACCCGGTAAATATGTGGAAATGCAGGCTGAAATGGATGTCATTGTTTTGATCTCCAACTGCCCGCAATTAAACAACCCTTGCAATGGCTACAACCCAACACCGGTGCGCTGCACGGTCTGGGACGCGGCTTAA
- a CDS encoding urea amidolyase associated protein UAAP1, which produces MPQSSSKFSEDKLLWNEALPGGCHWSGVLRRGNTLRLTDLQGLANVSALFFNQEEKTERYNMPDTLKAQHTAFLTAGHACYSDMGRVLCSIPEDSCGWHDTFCGVLDSASMEKKYGLLNYQTARNNMHRSGQEGLLTELTKWGLSRRDMGPSVNFFSKVTSDVEGKINFDTSHRASGQYVDVRFEMNVLVLLSAAPHPLDPRPDYAPGAVRLSAWRSGTAGADDACRLSCAENERGFINSERWFL; this is translated from the coding sequence ATGCCGCAGTCATCTTCTAAATTTTCAGAAGATAAGTTGTTGTGGAATGAAGCCTTGCCCGGTGGTTGCCATTGGTCGGGTGTGCTGCGCCGGGGCAATACTTTGCGCCTTACCGATTTGCAAGGCCTTGCAAATGTGTCTGCGCTTTTCTTTAATCAAGAAGAAAAAACCGAACGCTACAACATGCCAGACACTTTAAAAGCCCAACACACGGCTTTTCTTACCGCTGGGCATGCGTGTTATTCAGACATGGGCCGCGTGCTGTGCTCCATCCCAGAAGACAGCTGCGGCTGGCATGACACTTTTTGCGGCGTGTTGGACAGCGCCAGCATGGAGAAAAAATACGGCTTACTGAATTACCAAACAGCCCGCAACAACATGCACAGAAGTGGTCAAGAAGGACTTTTGACCGAACTCACAAAGTGGGGCTTGAGCCGCCGCGATATGGGGCCGAGTGTGAATTTTTTCAGCAAAGTCACCAGCGACGTTGAAGGAAAAATTAACTTTGATACCAGCCACCGCGCCAGCGGCCAATATGTTGATGTGCGTTTTGAGATGAATGTGTTGGTGCTGCTCTCTGCTGCGCCGCACCCGCTAGATCCTAGGCCTGACTACGCGCCAGGTGCGGTGAGATTAAGTGCATGGCGCTCAGGCACGGCGGGCGCTGATGATGCTTGCCGTCTGTCTTGTGCTGAAAACGAAAGAGGCTTTATCAATTCTGAACGCTGGTTTTTATAA
- a CDS encoding ABC transporter ATP-binding protein, whose protein sequence is MSKLNIQNVGKIFERAASPTAALENVSLEIQENEFVTIVGASGCGKSTLLRILAGLEFRTSGDVLCDGASINSPGAERAMVFQHYSLFPWLTVIENIKFSRRLQINRQQISSSDVEVASGRADALLGLIGLDKVRNAYPNQLSGGMQQRVAIARALMGRPSVLLMDEPFGALDSQTREVMHDLILHIHRVEKTTIVFVTHDVEEAVYLGQRVVLMQPRPGRIHSIYPVPLAAQRTQEMKHTPDFRALRAEILQRIRESTGVSTDHDMLDKLNRAQVLG, encoded by the coding sequence ATGTCAAAACTCAATATACAAAACGTCGGCAAAATTTTTGAACGCGCAGCCAGTCCAACCGCTGCCTTAGAAAATGTCAGCTTAGAGATTCAAGAAAATGAATTTGTCACCATAGTGGGTGCATCCGGCTGCGGAAAATCAACCTTGCTGAGAATTTTGGCGGGTCTGGAATTTCGCACCAGCGGAGATGTTCTTTGCGACGGCGCAAGCATCAACAGCCCGGGCGCAGAAAGAGCCATGGTGTTTCAACACTACAGCTTGTTCCCGTGGCTGACTGTGATTGAAAACATAAAGTTCAGCCGGCGTTTGCAAATTAATCGCCAGCAAATTTCTTCCTCTGATGTTGAAGTTGCGTCTGGCCGTGCTGACGCTTTGCTCGGTCTAATTGGTTTGGATAAAGTGCGCAACGCTTACCCGAATCAACTCTCTGGCGGCATGCAGCAGCGCGTAGCGATTGCCCGCGCGCTGATGGGACGGCCATCGGTATTGCTAATGGACGAGCCGTTTGGCGCGCTTGACTCGCAAACCCGTGAAGTCATGCACGACTTGATTTTGCATATACATCGGGTCGAGAAAACCACCATTGTGTTCGTCACACACGATGTTGAAGAAGCGGTTTACTTGGGTCAGCGCGTCGTCTTGATGCAGCCTAGGCCGGGCCGTATTCATAGTATTTATCCAGTGCCACTTGCGGCGCAGCGCACGCAAGAGATGAAACACACGCCAGATTTCAGAGCCCTACGCGCCGAGATTTTGCAACGCATCCGCGAAAGCACCGGTGTCAGCACCGACCACGACATGTTAGATAAACTTAACCGCGCCCAAGTGTTGGGTTAA
- a CDS encoding ABC transporter permease: MSKKSSLPSRPGIWRIAGQLSRRQYWMFAVLGLFVPFVMWSLYAASSWVDPIFLPGPLKVVTRLYTWLVDDNLLGDAAISIYRVSAGFGLSALLALPLGLLIGAFRPAEALLEPLIDFIRYMPAVAFIPLVMLWLGIGESAKISIIFIGTFFQMVLMIAENVRLVPLAQIEAALTMGATRFEMVRLVLAQSARPAMLDTLRITMGWAWTYLVVAELVAANSGLGYAILKAQRYLKTDTIFGGIILVGVIGLLLDQGFRYLHRRLYPWAQARV, from the coding sequence ATGTCAAAAAAATCCTCGCTACCTAGCCGACCCGGCATTTGGCGTATCGCAGGCCAGTTATCTCGCCGTCAGTACTGGATGTTCGCCGTACTCGGGCTATTCGTTCCCTTTGTGATGTGGTCGCTGTATGCCGCTTCAAGTTGGGTAGACCCAATTTTTCTGCCCGGCCCGCTCAAAGTTGTGACGCGTCTTTATACCTGGCTAGTCGATGACAATTTGTTAGGCGACGCCGCAATTAGTATTTACCGCGTCAGCGCTGGCTTTGGGCTGTCAGCATTGCTGGCCTTGCCGCTGGGTTTGCTAATCGGTGCTTTTCGCCCGGCCGAGGCTTTGCTAGAGCCGCTGATTGATTTCATCCGCTATATGCCAGCCGTCGCATTTATCCCGCTGGTCATGCTCTGGCTTGGGATTGGCGAGAGCGCCAAAATCTCGATTATTTTCATCGGTACGTTTTTTCAAATGGTGCTGATGATTGCTGAGAATGTTCGCCTTGTGCCACTGGCCCAGATTGAAGCGGCGCTCACCATGGGCGCTACGCGTTTTGAAATGGTGCGTTTGGTGCTGGCTCAGTCAGCACGGCCAGCCATGTTAGATACCTTGCGCATCACCATGGGCTGGGCTTGGACTTATTTGGTGGTGGCGGAATTAGTCGCTGCTAATTCGGGTTTGGGTTACGCGATTCTCAAAGCCCAACGCTATTTAAAAACCGACACTATTTTTGGCGGCATTATTTTGGTCGGTGTCATTGGTTTACTTTTAGACCAAGGCTTTCGTTATCTGCATAGGCGCTTGTATCCATGGGCACAGGCCAGGGTTTAA